One segment of Solanum lycopersicum chromosome 1, SLM_r2.1 DNA contains the following:
- the LOC101246272 gene encoding uncharacterized protein, which translates to MVFRRILVLMMGCLGCADQTTEQNANNNMESKSSVVDESAITTLRVRLSDGRYLAYRERGVPKNKSKYSIILVHGFGSSKEMNFMASDELLDGMEIYLLIYDRAGYGESDPNPKRSVKSEASDIEELADQLQLGSKYYVIGVSLGCYPAWSCIKRIPQKLGGVALIVPFINYKWRSLPDDLTKDDYRKQLCRLMLLLTCYTPGLLHWWFTQKMFPSATVLEGNPKFFCDKDLAVLKNTDGYQLFTQDGIRKRRVFDSLRRDFIVAFSKWDFDPLELSNPYPQNESSVHIWQGYEDKVVPVHLQRHVSQTLPWIRYHEVPDGGHLLVYDTAVCEAVLKSLLLGEDPPLYRPKLGV; encoded by the exons ATGGTTTTCAGAAGAATTCTTGTTTTGATGATGGGATGTCTGGGATGTGCTGATCAGACAACAGAACAAAATGCTAATAATAATATGGAATCCAAGTCATCAGTTGTAGATGAATCTGCTATTACTACTCTTAGAGTCAGACTTAGTGATGGGAGGTACCTGGCTTATAGAGAAAGAGGAGTACCCAAGAACAAGTCAAAATACAGCATCATTCTTGTTCATGGATTTGGCAGCTCCAAAGAAATGAACTTTATGGCTTCTGAT GAACTCCTGGATGGAATGGAGATATACCTCCTGATATACGACAGAGCTGGATACGGAGAGAGTGATCCAAATCCAAAACGATCCGTTAAAAGTGAAGCATCTGATATCGAAGAGTTAGCTGATCAGTTGCAATTAGGATCTAAGTATTATGTTATTGGCGTGTCGTTGGGATGTTACCCTGCTTGGAGCTGCATCAAACGCATTCCTCAAAA GCTTGGAGGAGTGGCTCTAATAGTCCCGTTTATAAATTACAAGTGGCGCTCGCTACCTGATGATCTCACGAAGGATGATTACAGGAAACAACTCTGCCGGCTTATGCTTTTGCTCACATGTTATACCCCGGGGCTATTACATTGGTGGTTCACTCAAAAAATGTTCCCATCAGCTACTGTTCTTGAAGGAAatcctaaatttttttgtgacaaAGACTTGGCCGTCTTGAAGAATACAGACGGATATCAATTGTTCACTCAG GACGGGATAAGGAAACGAAGGGTATTTGACTCCCTTCGTCGTGACTTTATTGTGGCGTTTAGCAAGTGGGATTTTGATCCACTGGAGCTAAGTAACCCGTATCCACAAAACGAAAGCTCTGTTCACATATGGCAAGGTTACGAGGACAAGGTTGTGCCCGTTCACTTACAAAGACACGTCTCGCAAACGCTCCCTTGGATTCGGTATCATGAAGTTCCTGATGGTGGGCATTTGCTTGTGTATGATACTGCTGTGTGTGAAGCTGTCTTGAAATCACTTTTGCTTGGAGAAGATCCTCCATTGTACAGGCCTAAATTAGGTGTTTGA